Below is a genomic region from Granulicella sibirica.
GGCGGGAAAGTTGGGTTAGGCGCGTTGCTTTCGCTGCCGCTCGAAGGCATCTGCGAAGCCCTGCTGTCGCAGGTTCTTGTCCCACAGCTTGGCGAAGCGCTCATGCTCTGCGTGTAGCTGGGTGTGGTAGCAGTAATGGGCGTCGCGAATGAAGCGGCTCCACTGCTCGATGCCCGCGTAATCGTTGCGCCAATAGAAGGGGTTGAGGTGTGCGCCCCCGGCAAAGCCAATCTCGAAGCACATTTCGGGGTCGCGCATGGCATCGCCGTTCTGTTGTCCGTAGTGGCAGACGGAGAGGGCGGCAAGCCCGCACGGGCCGGACTCGTCAGTGGCCTCGATGACCAACGCCATATAAGGCGGGTTTTCGATGTGAAGATGTAGGCCGTGGTGCCAACCTCCGGCCCTTTGCAGAATGTCGAGAACGGTTTTCATGCCGCCACCTCCGCGAGTTCTTCGTCGTTGGCGCGGTCGGTGGTATCGGTCTTTTCCTCGAAGGTTTCTCCGAGGATGCAATCGGCGGCTCGTTGTGCGTTCGCAGCGGCATGGACGATGAGGCGGTTATCCTCTTCCAGCTTGGAAATCCAGTTCTGGATGTAGGCAGTGGTGTTGCGGTCGGTGTGTTCGTTGGCAATGCCAGCGATAGCGCAGAGGAAGGCCGCGCCCATCTCGGCGACTAACTCTTCTTTGCTGTAAAGCTCATCCCCGAAATGGTCGCCAAAGGTGCGGTTTAAGCGGCTTTCGTGGCCTGTGCTGTGGACTAACTCATGAAACAGCGTGCTGCAGTAGTGGGCTGCATCCACAAAGCGGGAACGTGCGGGCATGTGTACGGAGTCGGTGCGCGGTCGATAGTAGGCGCGGTATTCGGTGGGGCTGGTCAGATGGAGTGCGGGGCGGCTCTCCCATCCGGTCACGATGGCTGCGCAGGTTTCGTCCTCGTCGATCTCTGGCGCGTTGGAGGGCTGCACGATCTCCGGCAGGGTGAGGCCGTCGCACTGCTCGATGTTGAAGACAGTGTAATGGCAGAGAACGAAGGGGGTGCGCTCGTCTTCGTCTGTCTTTGTGTCGTCCTTCGCGGCGTGGGGAAGCTGCTTGAAAAAGACGATGGGCGTTCCGCGTTCGCCTTTGCGGACGTTGCCCTTTAGCTCCTGCGCCTGTTTGAAGGTGAGCCAGAACGGAGAGCTGAAGTCGCTCGACCAAAGCAAGAGGATGTTGATACCCCGGTAAGGTTTGCCCGTATAGAAGTTGCGCGGGAAGGGGCCGCCATTAAAGCGCGGTGTGTTCCACGGCTTCTCCCACGGAATCACCCCGGCTTTGAGGCTGGAAATTATGCGGTCGGTAACGGTCTGATAAATACTCGGCCTGTTGCTGGTGTTTGCTTTCCTCATGGTTATTACTCCCCTCGCGGTTGCTGTTGCTTTTGCTTGTCCGCTCGCAAAGCGGCGGCATGGGACATGCCGGACGCCCAAGTGGCGAACGCGGGGGTAGCAAACGGAAAGGCCTTCGAGCGGAGCTTTTTGGGGGGACCGCGCGCAGCGTGGGGGAGCCAAAACCCGGAGGGCGAATGGCCTTGCAGAGCGCGGGGGGCAGCGCCCCTTCCATGTCTCTAGTTCACTGTCAAGGACACGAATTCACGGACCGCGCTTTTATCCCTTAATAGCGCAGTTGTTTTTGTTCTTAAGTTCTTATCGGGTCGGGAACCGGGCGGCGTTCAGCGACAGTCGCTCAAACTTCCATACGCGGGTTGGCTACCGCACGAACGTGTGTCGTCGCAGGCTTGCCTCGGACTTAGCGCGGGCGTCGGGATGTACTCCGGCCCAAGGGGCTCACGAGGATCACCATGACCGGCCGCCCGGTTCCCCACCCGAAAAGGTGGAAACTAACCGGCTCAGGTCGTCATCGGAGTCCTCATCTCCTGACCGATAGCCCAGATGAATCCGGCAAGCTCACGGGCGAGCGCAGTGACGACGACGGTAGGCTTCTTCCCTCGCGCAGTCATGGTTCGATAGCGAGCGCAGAGCCTAGTCTGTGCCTTCCATGCGATATCGCGGATGTTCTTCGGCAGGTGGACGAGGATCTCAGCCTTCTCCTTGGCGACGCGGGCCGGATAGCGATAGCTCCATGCGGCTTCGATCAGCATCCGCCGTGCTTCCCGGTTGCCGGTCTTGGTGATGCCGCCGCGACGGACGCTGCCGCCGCTGGAGTGTTCCGATGGAACGAGGCCAAGGTAGCCCATCAGCATACGGGGCGACTCGAAGCGGCTCAGATCGCCAGTTGTGCAGATGAACGTGGCTGCCGATAGCAGGTCGATCCCACGCAAGCCGCGCAGAGCTTCGACGAGCGGTCCGAGCGACCAACTCGCCGTCATCGCACCGATCCGTTCGATCAATGCATCTCGTCTCTCCTGTGCCGTCCAAACCGTCTCAACATAATCCTGGAAGACGATCCGATGAACCTCCTGCTGAAACGTCTGACCCGCCAGCCAGGATCGATGGCGCTGAGTCCAGTGCTTCCCGGTCGGATAGGAGCGGCCATGCCGCAAGAGGAAGGCGAGCAACTGCTGGCGAGCCCGCATCAGGTGCATGGATGCATCCACACGCGCACGAACCAGATCGCGAAGAGCTTCGTGCGTCGCATCCGGCACCCATACCTTCGTCAGATCGCCGGATCGGTGCAGGATAGCCAACTTCTGCGAGTCCCGCCGGTCGGTCTTGATCCGCTCACCTGGCTTGCGAGGAATGAGCGAGGTCGCCGCCACTGTGCAACTATGGCCCAGCGCTGTGAGCTGGCGGTAGATGTTGTACCCGCAACCGCCGGCCTCATAGCAGAAATCGAGCTCGCCGTGCTTCGCAAGCCGCTTGGCCATCTTCGCGATGTCGTCCGGCTGGTTCGGGATGACGCCGATGAACCGCACGGGGCCGTTCCGCCCATCTTCGGCGACGCTGACCGAGATGGTCTCCTTGTGGACGTCCATCCCAACAAATGATCTGACTGTCTGCATGTCTCAAGTCCTCCTCTCTACAGGAGAACCGAAGCCGGGCTTCGACTCGAGCAGAGACATACAGACTTTGGGAGGCCTGGTTTCCTTATTCGCGTGCGTTCGCACGCAAGATCTATTGGGAGGGCGTTGCGGGAAGGAACGTCCCGCTGAGGAGGGTGGCTCAGGACGCAGGGCGGCCAGAGCTAAGGGAGGAAACTTCCTCCCTTCATGGGTGTCTAGAAAGAGTTTTTGGAATGGAGAAGAATTAGCTAGGGATTGCGGGCGTGGTGTAGTCCTTCAAAACCTGTGGCTGTCCACCCTCATCGCGCGTCCACTTGGCTTCGAGTGTCATTTTGACGCCGAGACAGGCATTGAAGCTGGAACCGTCCTCGAAATCAATGATGATCTCTGGACCGTACCTGCCATCTTCAAAGAGTGTGACGGACCGGACGACTTTTCCGGCAAGGTCGCTGCATTCAATCATGGGGATGTCCTCCCGGTGTGATGGAAATTACGTTAGTGCATGACTGCCCAATTTGGAAGGACTTTCGGTGAGGAATTTCGCTCTTATTCGGCTATCCCAGAGTCGTTTGCCGTTCTCTGTCACTGCCGCTGTTCGGGTGATCGCAGGCTGCGCAATGCCCCGTTCTGCCTCCGAAACTATTATACGCAGCGCGTAATATACTTGCGGTGCCACAGTGAGGTGTGGCTACATCAAAGACAACCAATCCGAAGAGCGATCCTTCTATTGTCTTTGGTGAACTGCTGCGCAAGCGACGCACAGAGCAAAAAATGAGCCAAGACGCTTTGGCGGCGAAGGCCGGATACGAGAGAGCCTTCATCAGTCTTATAGAACGCGGCAAGACCAACCCATCGCTACGTTCCATATTCGATATCTGCACTGCTTTGGATATCCGGCCCTCGGTCTTTCTCCGTCGGGTGGAGAAAGCAGCCAACTTTGAATTGCCTTCGTTACATAGCGCGCATAGAAGCTAGGCCGCGATCTGATGCACGTAGTAAGGCACTTCTTTATCGCTGAGTATGTGTTCGAGACGCTGCTTGGCGAGGCCAACCGGATTCAGCCATTCGGATAGATAGGCTTCTTGAATCGTGATGACGGTGCGCTGATGACCTGTTGCTGATACTTCCGGTGTCGGCTCATCGGTGATCGCCGCGAACGAATCGAGCACGACGCCGTGCCGGTCGGTCCAATGATCCCAAAGACAGGCCACAAGCATGTCGTTAGAAGGCTGTGGATCGAACTCCAGTACGAGGTTCTTTTCCTTCTCCTCCGGCGCAAGCTCGCGGTGTTCGTAGAGGTGGAGCGGCACATTTTCATAGAAGCCGCTAATGACCATGACAGCGTGATGCTTGCCATAGATCTCACGCCAGTAGCCGTCCAAGCTGTCGCGACGTGCGTTATAGGTCCCCGGAAACCTCTTGTCATGAACTTCGGGTGTTCCGGCAAGACGGCAGGTGTAACGCATGGGGCGAATCACGGCGCGCCCGTTCTCTGCGAGGATCACGGGCGCATATGTCATGGGAAAGATGCGCGCGTCTTCGTTGTTCGGCTCAGTCCGGCGAAGGTCGGCGAGGCGGTCAAGGAGCGTCTGCACTTTCTTGGTGCCGATACGCAGGTCTTCTCTCGCCTTCTTTGTTTCGCGCTTGGTGAGCGATTCCTCAGCGGCGACCAGGCGGCGCCGCTGGACGAAGATCTCGTTTTCCCATTCCGCCTTTTTGTCCTTCAGGTATCGCGCAATGTACTCGGCCGTGCGGCGTTCGGTGTCGGTCTCGGGATTCTGAAAGTTGCGCTGGAGGTCGCGCGCGGCTTTGATGTCTTCTCCCTCGGCGCGGCGGCGAAAGATGTCCTCGAACGCAGCCCAATCTACTTCCGCACGATAGCGGCGGGAGAGGTGTTTGAGGTTCTGTTTCACACGCGCCGAGTAGCACATTCATCCAATTATAGAACTCCAGCAAAATAAACTTCCTGCTTGAAATCTATGACTTACAAAGACTTGCACACGAAATGGGGCGCTCTGCCCTTGACTCAAGGTGGGGACTAAAGGCGAATATAAAGCGAAGGTGTCTCGATGGTCTCCGCCGCCACAATTCGAATGCAGGTGGAATCCGCGCTCGCGCGGAAGATTCCGTCCGCTCTGACACCGCAAGCAAAGATGGTGCGGCCCGTGGCCGCAACAGGGATCGAAGCTCTCGACGATGTGCTCCGAGGGGGTCTACCGATTGGGGCGGTGAGTGAGCTGGTTGGCCCGGAATGCTCCGGGAGAACGTCGTTGGCTCTCTCGTTTCTCGCTCAAGTCACGCAGGCCGGGAAGGTCTGTGCGTGGATTGATGTTTCCAACACCTTCGATCCGCTGTCGGCAGCGGCCATCGGGGTCGACCTGGCACGACTTCTTTGGGTGCGCTGCGGCGTGCAAGCTGGCAGAGTCGAACCCACGAGCCGGAACTTCTCCTTGCCGGAGAAATACCTGGCTCCTCCGTCGATCAAGAAGGGGCTGCATGGGGGTGGGTTTGGCCCTCATCCACGAACGGAAGCCAATGGGCTTTCAACGGCAGTATCCGGTTTGCTGCATCCGCAAGCCTTCGCGCCGCGCTGCGCGGAACCGCAGCGCTCAATTCGGCCAAAGCAACAGACGGTCGAACCCGTGTGTCCTGCAACGTGTCGTGCTGTGACAAGTACGGCGCGTTCCTCCAAGCCCTGGACGCGAATCGAGCAAGCGCTGCGATCGGCAGACTTGTTACTCCAAGGCGGCGGTTTCAGTGCCATCGTGCTTGATATGGGCAGCTTGGCTCCCGAGTTCGCTTCAAGAGTACCGTTAGCGACGTGGCACCGCTATCGGCTTGCCAGCGAACGAACGCAGTCCAGCATTCTGCTGCTGACACAGCATCCGTGCGCGAAAAGCAGCGCGGAGCTATTGCTTCGTCTGCGTCCTGCAACTTCCCTGGCTGACGAAACCAAGGTCTTTACTGGTTTACAGCCGCACGCAGAGGTAGCACGACAGCGGTTCACGCAGAACGAGAGCAACATCGTTTCGATACGCAAGCCGCCACAGCGAGTGAACACCGCCTCGTGGCGAAGCCGGATGACATGGGCAGGCCGGCGATGACACAAGTGACAGAACTGTATGCGTGTCTCTACGCAAAGGAGTTTCCGGCACAGGCGCTTTTGCGTCTTCGACCCGACCTGCATTCCAAACCTTGTGTCGTGCTGGAAGGCGAAGCGCCTACCCAGCATGTGTGTTCGCTGAACACCAAGGCTCGGCTGCTTGGCATGGAACGCGGCATGACGCGGGTAGAGGTCGATACCTTTCCTGAGCCGGTGGCTCTCTTGCGCTCGCCTCAATCTGAGGCAGCAACGAAGGCCGTGTTGCTTGAATGCGCTGGGGCATTTTCGCCTCGTGTCGAAGATCGGAGCGAGGCAAACGCATTCCTCTGTGGCATCGACATTGCAGGAACAAAGAATCTCTTTGGTCCACCGGACATGTTGGCGCGGAATCTGCTGCAACGGGTGAGAGCCCTTGGTATCTCCGCATCGGTAACGGTGAGCACGAACCTTCACGCAGCAGTGAGTCTTGCCAAGGGGCTGTCGCGGAACACTCCGTTGCATGTCATCGCAACGGGGCGTGAGGCTGCAACACTCGCCGTTCTGCCGTTATCGGTGCTCGACCTGACGGAAAAGCAGACGGAGACGTTCGGGCTTTGGGGCATTCACACGCTCGGCATGTTGGCCGCCCTGCCAGAAAAAGAACTTGTGGCCCGGATGGGCCAGGAGAGTCGCCGTCTCCGGCAACTGGCGCAAGGTGGACTGCCACACCTCTTTCAACCAGTCGAGCCGGTCTTCAAGCTCGAAGAACGTGCGGAACTCGACTCCCCAGTAGAGATATTGGAGTCGCTGTTGTTTGGGCTTGCTGTCATGCTCGAACAGCTCATACTTCGCGCGAAGGCCCGCATCCTGTCGCTGGCCTCTGTCACGGTGACGCTCACGCTCGATGGCGGCGGAATACATATACGCACCGTTCGGCCTGCTCTTCCAACAACAGACAAACAACTCTGGATCAAGTTACTTCACCTTGACCTCGAAGCTCATCCGCCTTCGGCTGCGATTGTCGGCGTCATGCTTCACGCGGAACCAGGCAGCACCACCAAGATGCAGCTCGGCCTATTCTCGCCGCAGCTTCCTGAAGCATCTCGACTCGACGTAACACTGGCGCGCATCCGTGCGGTTGTTGGGGAGGACTGCGTGGGTCGCGCTGTTTTGCAGGACACGCACGCGGCGGAAGCGTTTCGCGTAGAGCCATTCACGGTGCCTACCGGTGAGTCGGTCGTGCCGACCAGCCCGCACTCCCGCGCGTCGATACGGCAGCTTCGACCACAGGAAACGGCCTCGGTGACCTTGCAACACGCAAAGCCGACTTCCTTCTACTTTCGCGAGAAGCGCTACAACGTCGAACACGCTTATGGCCCATGGACGTTAAGCGGCGACTGGTGGAACCCCACGCTGTGGGCAGCCGAGCAGTGGGATCTTGTCGCTCGGGCGCAGGACGGAGCGATGCTTTGTTGCTGCATGGTGCGCGATGTTTTGCAAAATCGCTGGCAGATGGCGGCCCTCTATGACTGAGCGCTATATCGAGCTTCACGCCGCTAGCGCCTTTTCGTTCCTGGAGGGAGGCTCCCAACCGGAGGCATTGATAGAACGCGCCGTTGCATTGCAGATGCCCGCGCTTGCGCTGCTCGATCGCAATGGCTTCTATGGGTCGGCGCGTTGCCATACCAGCGCGAAGCGGAATGACATCCGGGCGCATGTCGGTGCGGAAGTGGCCGTGTCGAGCCTGGGTTCAAGGCTCACGCCTCCCGCATGGCTGCCGTACCAGCATCTCCCGGAACCCGCTCGTGTCTCCCTTCTGTGTGAGTCGCGCGAAGGCTATCAAAATCTCTGCCAGCTCATCACGCGCTTCAAAATGCGTGAAAAGACAAAGCAGGAAGGCGCTGCAAATCTCATCGACCTCCAGCAGTATGCCAAGGGACTCGTTTGCCTGACGGGGGGCGACGAAGGGCCTTTGGCGGCGGCGCTCATGCGCGATGGCGAGGAAGCTGGCCGCGAAGTGGTCGAAACCTTGATCCGCATCTACGGCCCCAAGAATGTCTACGTTGAACTGCAACGGCATGGTGAGCGGGAGCAAGAGTGGAGAAATCAGGCAGCGATACGAGTTGCTGCTTCACTTCGGCTTCCGTTGCTTGCGACGAACGGCGTTCGATACGCCACAGCGTATGACCGGGAAATCCTCGACCTTTTCACCTGCGTTCGCAATCACACGGAGTTGGAAAAAGCAGGGCGGTTGCTTTCGGTGAACAACCAGCGCCATTTGCGCTCGGCGAAAGAAATGACGACGCTCTTTCGGGATGTTCGCAGAGCAACGGAGAACTCGGTGGAACTGTCATCGCGCTTGCAGTTTGAGTTGAGTGCTTTGGGCTACGAGTTTCCGCGATACCCCGTGCCAGACGGTGAAACGATGGACAGCTTTCTGCGGGAGCGTGTGGACGAAGGTGTTGTTCGCCGTTATGGGCCAAAGCGCGACGCGGGGTTGTTGGACCGTGCGCGGAAGCAAGTGGCGCATGAGTTGGAGCTGATCGCAAAGCTGGGGTTTGCGGGATACTTCCTCATCGTTTGGGACATCGTGGAATTCTGCAAACGCCACGACATTCTTATCCAAGGGCGAGGGAGCGCGGCAAACTCGGCCGTATGCTACGCGCTCGAAATCACCGCGATTGATCCGGTGGGCATGGAACTGCTCTTCGAGCGATTCCTGAGCGAAAGCCGCGGAGAATGGCCGGACATTGACCTCGATCTGCCCTCTGAGGACAAACGTGAGCAGGCAATCCAGTATGTGTATCAGCGCTATGGAGAGCTAGGCGCGGCCATGACAGCGAATGTCATCACGTATCGGGGCAAGTCCGCAGCGCGTGAGGTCGGCAAAGTCCTGGGATTCGATCAAGAATCGCTGGCTCGACTGACGAGCTTGGTCAGTCACTTTGAGTGGCGTGGTCCAACCGACACGATGGCTCACTCGTTTCAAAACGCGGGCTTCGATGTACAGCATCCACGCATCGCGAAGTATCTCGAACTCTGTATGAGGATTCAGGATTTACCGCGACATCTCGGACAGCACTCTGGCGGCATGGTGATCTGTCAAGGGCAGCTCAACTCGATTGTGCCGTTGGAGCGCGCCTCGATGCCGGGCCGAACCGTCGTGCAATGGGATAAAGAGGACTGCGCCGATCTCCACATCATCAAGGTCGATTTGCTCGGTTTAGGCATGATGGCAGTTCTCAAGGATTGCCTCGAACTGATTCCGAAGCATTATGGCGAAAAGGTCGATCTCGCTCAGTTGCCGGAGGACGGCGAGGTGTATCGCACGTTGCAACGTGCGGATACCGTTGGAATGTTTCAAGTCGAGAGTCGTGCGCAGATGGCTTCGCTGCCCCGGAACCACCCGGAGAAGTTCTATGACGTGGTGGTCCAGGTGGCCATCATCCGGCCTGGCCCGATTGTGGGCAAGATGATGCACCCGTATATGCGGCGACGTCAGAAGAAAGAGGCCATCACGTATCCGCATCCTTCGCTAGAGTCTGCGCTGAAGCGAACACTCGGTGTGCCGCTTTTTCAAGAGCAACTTCTTCGCATGGCGATGGTGGTGACAGCAATCGCAGGAACGCTTGACCTGACCGAGGACACGATTGCCGCGGAGCAGTTACGCACCTACGTGCGCCAACTTCAATTCATCGAAGGCTCCGAAGAGGATGTGATCGAGGCAATCAATCAGTTTTTGAGAGCTTCTGCGGAGCGATCAGCATGGAGCAAGCAAGGGATCGTACATGACAAGAGCTTCGACGAATATGAAGAGGCCCTCGTGTCTTTCTGGAAGAACAAGCGAACGGTTCACGACATCACTCACAAGAACCTGACAGGCGTGGACCGTGGCAAGCTGCTGCTTGCCGATTGTGGTATTCATCAACAGAAACTTCAGGGCCTCGAGCCTCCACCCTTCTTTACGCCTGGCAGCTTCCATGCCCTCGCTGAGGTCGAGAATGTGGGCTGGCACCCGGAATACAAAAAACTTCTGAGCCCTGGAGCTGACGATGGCGATTCTCAATAGAGAGGTTCGAGCCATCCAGAACCCTGCCTTGGGCTCGATTCTGATATGGCGTGCCGCGTCCAGCTATCAAAAGAGCCATCCAATCGGTAACTTCTGCAGTAGCCGCTGCTGTGCGCTGCACTGGGAACCCTTCAACGCCGAGATGCGGCCGCTAAAAGAGCATGCTGCCCCCAGGGTTTGTGTCGGCGTCTCCTTCCCATTTGCGTTCAAGATGAATCGCGACGGCGACAGGCTGACGAGTTCGTGACGAGTCGTTCCCAGCTCGCGGTAAAAGGACTCGTCGGTCAAGTCGAGGACACGAGCCAAATTACAACGCAGCGAGAGAACCAAATCAGGATCTCGAGGCGCCCCTTTCAACTGTCCATCTGCGGTTGTGAAAAGAGCATCCACTTCCAGCATCGCGGTCATTTGGCTATCGGCGCAGTAGAGAACGGGAAAGCTATTTGGGGCGTTGTAGCGACCACCGGATCGGACAGAGCCAATGGCAGATAGAGGAGAATCCCGATGCCGTTCGGCGATGATCCGATAAACAAATCCCGAAAACGCCTGAACTGGGGCGTTCTCTAAAGCTCGCAAAAGTCGATCGGGAGATTGCACGGTCGCCCTCGCTAGGCTGGCTGCCTCGTCGTCATGGCCTCGACGAGAGCCTCCAGGGGTTTGAGGTCGCCGCCTTCGATGAACTCGACGGGGGCCTGATTTTCGAGATGCTTGTTTGGCGCGTTCAGAAATATCCGTGCGCTTTTCTTGTTCCCGGCATAGAGTTCCACGATTGCCACCCAGATGCGGTAAACGCGGCGAAGCTCTGGCTGCAGGCTGCTTGCGTCGGGATGCTTGCGAACGCTTGGGGCCTTCTTGCCGATGGCCTCGGCGATTGTCGAGACGGGCAGTTGAATTTCACTCGCGATGCGCGACGCATCAAGGCGTCCTGACTGTGGATTGAAGAGAGCGGGATCGGCACTCGCGAGTGTAGAAGTCGCCAACATTTTAGGTCACCTCTACATGCAGTATAGAGTCCCGTTCAGGTATCGTCAAAGTATCGCGAAAGTGACTCTCACCGGGTTGGGAACCAAAGGTCGTTGGGTTTTCAACCCGGTTTCGACCCGGACCAAAAAATCGCTCTATGTCTTTTCAACGACTTACAGCTACTTAAGGCTCCCGATCGGGCCTTGCAACTCGTTGAAACTACGTTTATACTCTCACTCATAACCCAAAGGTCGTAGGTTCAAATCCTACCCCCGCAACCAATCCTTTCAATCACTTACAAGGATCGGACTTTTCAAACAAACTCCCAATATCTCCCAATAAGAAAATCGCCGATTTAGGCGCTCGCCAAAACAGGCTTGAGCACCATCTCGACTACCTTCCCATTCGCTTCTCTTTTCGATGAAGACATCGCCTGTCCATAGATGTTCATCGTCGTCTGGATGGAGGCATGCCGCATCAGTTCCTGCTGCACCTTCATCGGAGCTCCGGTCTCGTCCAGCCACGAACGGTACGTGTGGCGGAACGTGTGCCAGCTGATCTCTCCGGTCTTCGTTCGGCAAGGCCCTCGCTTCGAAGCGCGCTCTTGGTTCGTCCCATGCCTGCAGGACGCAGAGATAGAGGGCTACGTTTGGCACTGCAACAGGCATACATTTTGCTCGTGGCTTGCGATGGCGGGTGCATCGATCAAAGAGATTCAGGAATTGGCAGGCCACAAAACGATCACAATGTCCGCGCGTTACAGTCACCTGTCCCCAGAACATC
It encodes:
- a CDS encoding tyrosine-type recombinase/integrase, yielding MEACRISSCCTFIGAPVSSSHERYVWRNVCQLISPVFVRQGPRFEARSWFVPCLQDAEIEGYVWHCNRHTFCSWLAMAGASIKEIQELAGHKTITMSARYSHLSPEHRLSVIDRISSINTK
- a CDS encoding tyrosine-type recombinase/integrase; the encoded protein is MSWHTFRHTYRSWLDETGAPMKVQQELMRHASIQTTMNIYGQAMSSSKREANGKVVEMVLKPVLASA
- a CDS encoding ABC-three component system protein is translated as MRQLQFIEGSEEDVIEAINQFLRASAERSAWSKQGIVHDKSFDEYEEALVSFWKNKRTVHDITHKNLTGVDRGKLLLADCGIHQQKLQGLEPPPFFTPGSFHALAEVENVGWHPEYKKLLSPGADDGDSQ
- a CDS encoding SOS response-associated peptidase family protein, with protein sequence MKQNLKHLSRRYRAEVDWAAFEDIFRRRAEGEDIKAARDLQRNFQNPETDTERRTAEYIARYLKDKKAEWENEIFVQRRRLVAAEESLTKRETKKAREDLRIGTKKVQTLLDRLADLRRTEPNNEDARIFPMTYAPVILAENGRAVIRPMRYTCRLAGTPEVHDKRFPGTYNARRDSLDGYWREIYGKHHAVMVISGFYENVPLHLYEHRELAPEEKEKNLVLEFDPQPSNDMLVACLWDHWTDRHGVVLDSFAAITDEPTPEVSATGHQRTVITIQEAYLSEWLNPVGLAKQRLEHILSDKEVPYYVHQIAA
- a CDS encoding DUF2384 domain-containing protein, which produces MLATSTLASADPALFNPQSGRLDASRIASEIQLPVSTIAEAIGKKAPSVRKHPDASSLQPELRRVYRIWVAIVELYAGNKKSARIFLNAPNKHLENQAPVEFIEGGDLKPLEALVEAMTTRQPA
- a CDS encoding DUF6908 domain-containing protein; amino-acid sequence: MKTVLDILQRAGGWHHGLHLHIENPPYMALVIEATDESGPCGLAALSVCHYGQQNGDAMRDPEMCFEIGFAGGAHLNPFYWRNDYAGIEQWSRFIRDAHYCYHTQLHAEHERFAKLWDKNLRQQGFADAFERQRKQRA
- a CDS encoding DNA polymerase Y family protein, with the translated sequence MTQVTELYACLYAKEFPAQALLRLRPDLHSKPCVVLEGEAPTQHVCSLNTKARLLGMERGMTRVEVDTFPEPVALLRSPQSEAATKAVLLECAGAFSPRVEDRSEANAFLCGIDIAGTKNLFGPPDMLARNLLQRVRALGISASVTVSTNLHAAVSLAKGLSRNTPLHVIATGREAATLAVLPLSVLDLTEKQTETFGLWGIHTLGMLAALPEKELVARMGQESRRLRQLAQGGLPHLFQPVEPVFKLEERAELDSPVEILESLLFGLAVMLEQLILRAKARILSLASVTVTLTLDGGGIHIRTVRPALPTTDKQLWIKLLHLDLEAHPPSAAIVGVMLHAEPGSTTKMQLGLFSPQLPEASRLDVTLARIRAVVGEDCVGRAVLQDTHAAEAFRVEPFTVPTGESVVPTSPHSRASIRQLRPQETASVTLQHAKPTSFYFREKRYNVEHAYGPWTLSGDWWNPTLWAAEQWDLVARAQDGAMLCCCMVRDVLQNRWQMAALYD
- a CDS encoding DNA recombination/repair protein RecA — its product is MQVESALARKIPSALTPQAKMVRPVAATGIEALDDVLRGGLPIGAVSELVGPECSGRTSLALSFLAQVTQAGKVCAWIDVSNTFDPLSAAAIGVDLARLLWVRCGVQAGRVEPTSRNFSLPEKYLAPPSIKKGLHGGGFGPHPRTEANGLSTAVSGLLHPQAFAPRCAEPQRSIRPKQQTVEPVCPATCRAVTSTARSSKPWTRIEQALRSADLLLQGGGFSAIVLDMGSLAPEFASRVPLATWHRYRLASERTQSSILLLTQHPCAKSSAELLLRLRPATSLADETKVFTGLQPHAEVARQRFTQNESNIVSIRKPPQRVNTASWRSRMTWAGRR
- a CDS encoding IS110 family transposase; its protein translation is MQTVRSFVGMDVHKETISVSVAEDGRNGPVRFIGVIPNQPDDIAKMAKRLAKHGELDFCYEAGGCGYNIYRQLTALGHSCTVAATSLIPRKPGERIKTDRRDSQKLAILHRSGDLTKVWVPDATHEALRDLVRARVDASMHLMRARQQLLAFLLRHGRSYPTGKHWTQRHRSWLAGQTFQQEVHRIVFQDYVETVWTAQERRDALIERIGAMTASWSLGPLVEALRGLRGIDLLSAATFICTTGDLSRFESPRMLMGYLGLVPSEHSSGGSVRRGGITKTGNREARRMLIEAAWSYRYPARVAKEKAEILVHLPKNIRDIAWKAQTRLCARYRTMTARGKKPTVVVTALARELAGFIWAIGQEMRTPMTT
- a CDS encoding ArdC family protein encodes the protein MRKANTSNRPSIYQTVTDRIISSLKAGVIPWEKPWNTPRFNGGPFPRNFYTGKPYRGINILLLWSSDFSSPFWLTFKQAQELKGNVRKGERGTPIVFFKQLPHAAKDDTKTDEDERTPFVLCHYTVFNIEQCDGLTLPEIVQPSNAPEIDEDETCAAIVTGWESRPALHLTSPTEYRAYYRPRTDSVHMPARSRFVDAAHYCSTLFHELVHSTGHESRLNRTFGDHFGDELYSKEELVAEMGAAFLCAIAGIANEHTDRNTTAYIQNWISKLEEDNRLIVHAAANAQRAADCILGETFEEKTDTTDRANDEELAEVAA
- a CDS encoding RES domain-containing protein, with the translated sequence MQSPDRLLRALENAPVQAFSGFVYRIIAERHRDSPLSAIGSVRSGGRYNAPNSFPVLYCADSQMTAMLEVDALFTTADGQLKGAPRDPDLVLSLRCNLARVLDLTDESFYRELGTTRHELVSLSPSRFILNANGKETPTQTLGAACSFSGRISALKGSQCSAQQRLLQKLPIGWLF
- a CDS encoding helix-turn-helix domain-containing protein, encoding MATSKTTNPKSDPSIVFGELLRKRRTEQKMSQDALAAKAGYERAFISLIERGKTNPSLRSIFDICTALDIRPSVFLRRVEKAANFELPSLHSAHRS